The following nucleotide sequence is from Eremothecium cymbalariae DBVPG#7215 chromosome 6, complete sequence.
ATAACTTAGATTCATTTATAGAGTTAGAGTGACGTTTTTTTCGTCCTCAACCGATTCAGAACTACAAATCCCAACTTTGCTGTATTATCTGTAAAAACAAACCTAGTACATCCTTCCTAAATGGCTACGGTTAGACTCTGGATACTTGGCGCCACGCTTCCCAACTTTTCAAGTCAATAAAGTTCTTGGTTTTATATGTCTCCCGATCTAAATAAGAACATAAAGGGAGTTGATTATAATAGGAAGTGGTAGGGGACTGAAAAAGATTCAGGCAGGGAACAATAAAGGCAACAGGAAAATGGACCTGATTAGCATTCATGCCTGGGTTtaagaatttgaatatcTGTTCTTATTCCAACATGCAGAACAAATCTCGGCATTGGCGGGCGGTGGTGAGTTCGCAAATGACAGTTGTCCACTGTCTTTTAGCCAACGACGAGGAAAACTGAAGTGGTTTTGCAGTGCGGTGGGGGTGGGGATGTAGCTAACTATTAGCCGACTTATTACACAATCTTAGTCCGATTTCTATGTGATACGCTGTCATATATTCTTTGTGGTGTGTGATGACCCTTTTGAAAGACGTAAAACGGTTTCGTTAGGGTCGTTATATGATagaattttaataaattacACAAGAGTTgactttttaaatatacaCCTGGCAACCTCTATGGCTGGGCAGCAATCGTAGCGGAACTGGAAACGGAATCGCCTGTTCTGGAAGAGCTTTTTAGTGGATCGGTAGCTACGACGTCCATATCAATGGTACGCAAGATTCTAATCATGCCATCGGAGTTGTAGGGACGGCGTGGCTTTACGTATGATATTTGTTCGTCTGACGTGGATTCTTTCTCCTGCACATTCAGATTCGATCTTGACTTACCTGCTCTtctcttcaacaatttaTTAATAGTGTCCTGCTTTTCCTCTTCTAATTTCTTTTCAGATAGATTCCTACGTTTACGAGCATTCTCTGCTCTCCGGAGTTgtaattcttcttctgttaAGTTGTCTGTACCTCTTTTTCTCACATTACTCTCATCCATCAAATCTAAAACCATCTTGCTACGTGACTTTGCCCTTGCCTTAGCTACGACTTGCGCTTCcttttcatcttcctcatcgtcgtcatcatcatcctctTCGTCATCTTCCCCTGCAAAGGCAATAGCTGAtacttttttcttctttggagACGGTACTACCTCGTCTACATCCTCTACCTGTTGTAAATTAGcctgctcctcctcttcctcctcctccacctCATCTAAAacctcctcttcctcctcctcttcttcttcttcttcctcctcctcctcttccaTACCTTCAATTTGCTCcttctcatcttcataATCTTCCTCATTGTTTTCCGCATAATCGTACGTAACTCTGGTTCTTGCTGACCTACTCGCTCTTTTGGATGATGGAACAGGTTCTTCCTCATAATCCACATCTTCGTACTGGTAGTCGCCATCATCCTCGTCACCTTCAACATACAAATCATCCTCTTGTGCCTCCAGAAttgaatattcttccaGTGaaccttcatcatcaacatctaCATCTCCAGCGTCATCAACCCCATTAACATCTGATAAATCACTCTCCATGCTTGAACAAGATTTAACTATAAGATCTATTATAAATTAGGCCCTTACCCGTTTCTTGCTAGCTCTTCAGCTTTAAATACTGCAATATTTTAATGTTAGCGCTGGTACTTAACACGATTTTTGGATTAAAAAACTTCGCCTTCTTGAGATTATGTATAATCAACATAATCAATTAAGAAACCATTTCCGGAGTATAGGTGCACAAAGTCAGGCTGTATATCATATTAAACAGAGAATATGTCTACAAATCTACTATTCTGCAAATCAGAAGTGTTTGCGCTTGCTCACCAAAATTCGAACGAAAGGAAGAAGGGTATTTTGCTAATTACAAGAGATCCGCAACAACCAGTTGAAGATTCGACTGTTACGTGGGTGGATACAGAAGAACTCAGTAACCATCACCTGGCGTTCTTGCAGTCTGCAGAACTTAAATTATCGATAAGCCCTGGTGCTAGCCTTCAATTGACCAAAGATGTTGTTTTGCAGGCCATGTATTCCCCGTTGTCATTTTCTCTTAAGTTGTCCTACATTATCTCCCTAAAATTTATCCCACCTGACCCTAATGGATGGTACCAGGGATCTGTTACTATAAAGAGCAAAAACGATATTGACGACATACCTATACTATTTTTCAATGACAGTGCATGCCCTTCAACAAAAGATAAAGCAAAACAGTTAATCAACTCATTCCAGCCCTTTGAGACTGCTTCTAATGTATATTGGGGTGGTGCCGATTTCAGGGACTTGATATGTCTTCTTGTTGATATGAGGCCTACAAAAAATGATTCTTCAGTTTATCTAATTAATGCTACGCCTGAGGAGTTACTTACGTTTAGCATGCAAACACCTAAGGTGGTATCCTCTTTGAGGAGTGGCATGGGAGAGGGGTCTGAAACTAATGTGTGGAATAGTTTTCAGAACTATCGATGGTCCGCCATGAGCATGGTAGCCTCGGCAACTACAAAAGTTTCGACATTGGTCGGTACTATGGTCAGAAAGCATCCTTTGGTTCAATTGGCTGAAAGAAACAGTAACAATCCTTATGTGAGAAAGATGTTAGATAATCCTCGCGTGCAGGATGTACAACGTGAATTCGATTCCGCTAAAATTTACTTAGCAAAGTGGTCACTTGGAGTTAAAGAACAAGCAGAAAAATATCGACTAAATGATACGGCAAACGATAACTATCGGAGGATATTGGTAAATGAGTTTGGGACCGAGGGCGATTTTGAAGTCACAGAGAAAATGTTAGACGACGCTTTAAAAAAGAGGCATCCAGTCACAGAAGATGAGTGgttatctttttttgatcaaCGGGGTAGATTATTTATGAGTGAGAGAGAAATTAAATCACGTATTTTCCATGGTGGAGTGGAGTCCATGTCGTTGCGTAGGCAAGTCTGGCCATTTTTATTGGGTGTATATTCTTGGGGTTCTTCATACGAAGAACGTGTTAGTGTTATGAAAGAACTGCATGTATCTTATCAAAAGTATAAGACTTTAGCACTAGAACGAACGCCCCTGGAAAATGAAGCGGAAACTGCCTATTGGAGTGATCAAATATTTcgaattgaaaaagatgttaAGCGTAACGACAGAAATTTGGATTTGTTCAGATACAATACAAAAACTGGTGCTCCTCCTAACAAAGCAGGAACGTCAAAAGATTCACCAGATAAGAACTCTTCAGATGACAAAGAAGAGGCTGATGGAAACTGGGAAATCAAGAATCCccatttgaaaattctTCGGGACATATTGATATGCTATAACCTTTACAATAGTCGCTTGGGCTATGTACAAGGTATGACGGATCTACTTTCTCCACTTTATTGTGTTTTGCAAGATGAAGAGATGACATTTTGGTGCTTTGTTAAATTCATGGATCGTATGGAACGTAACTTTCTAAGGGATCAGTCTGGCATCCGAGACCAAATGCTTACAATATCTGAATTATGTCAATTACTCCTTCCTAAATTTAACGAACACTTAGGCAATTGTGATTCATCgaacttctttttttgcTTTAGGATGTTGCTAGTATGGTTCAAACGAGAATTTGAATTCGAAGGTATTTGCAATATATGGGAGATCTTTTGGACTAATTTTTATTCATCtcaattccaaattttctttcttttagCCATATTTCAGAAGAACAGTAGACCGGTGATGTATCATTTAACACAATTTGACGAAGTgctaaaatattttaatgaattaaagGGAGCTATGAATTGGAATGATTTGATGGTGCGTGCGGAATTATTGTTCATTCACTTTAAAAAAACTGTTGCCGTATTTGATAGGGATGCTGAGCTTCACCATAGAAGCAGTGCTGGCACTACAGGATACCAGAAAAATATTACTGCaaaggagaagaaagaaTTTACGAAAAATGTTATTAGCGAAAACCTCAGGCTGTTACTTTCAACTAAGTTAATAGTTCAAATAGAGGAAACCAAGACTGGGAATTCTTTAAGATAAACATAACGCATTATGAGTACGTTAGGAGCTAAACTTAACAAGATTACTTGACGCTATTTCTACTTGAAATGGCTTATTAGCGGTAAAtaattatataaatatgaaacCTAATGATAAGTAGGAAATAATGATATCAATTAAAGAATGAAATCAATGTACAAAAATAGAAATTACACATACAAAATAATGTAGAAATAAATTGCATCCCATCAAATTCATGATAAAATAGTagaaatattattcttttgaatgttCAAATCGTAATActtaaaagaaaagaaaattgacGTACAATAGTATACAGAAGCTGGGAGTGGTCACACTAAAtcattttgatgaaatctTTTCCTCATATCAATCCTACCCGTACCAtgcttttttattagtagtttcatatcatcatcagagCCGTTCTTTAgcatttcatcatcttctttggTCCAGATTCCAGGTACATTCATAGGTGGGTTGGCTGAATAACGGAAAGCACACAAGAAATAACGAGGTAAAACCATTAGATCACCAGATAGCGCAGTTAATATTGATGTGCTGAATGCTTTACGGATGCCGCATTCATCACGCAAGTCTTCGACTAGCTTTTCAGCTTGCGATGTGTGATAAGTCCTATTGACGATTTCATGAactttatttaaaaattctcTGGTAGTAGCAAAGTGGAAAAATTCGGGCATAAACAAATCTGTGGTAGCAATTTGGGGGGGGAATGGAATTTCATCTGGATTGATGTTATCAAATTGTGTTTCCTCCATTGTAAAATTGTTACGAATTGACTCTGCCAACTCTTGGGTATATTCGAAAGGCACATCGGGTGACTGACTTTGTTGACTCTCCATCCTTGATAAATCCCTCTTTAAACCAGTAATGAAACTCAACGTTTCTTCATCTAGTAAGTCATCTTGTGGAATAGTGTAGTGGTTAGCAGAAGCAGATGATGGTTGATGAGCAGTTGGAGACATAAATTTGACTTTCTTGGCATTATTATAGTTTCCTGGAGCTGGTCCTGGTCTTTTTACCCTATTAgtcatatttttcattgGCTCTGGAATCCTGTTATTAGCTCTCTCAGTCTCATAATAAGAAATATACTCATCGATACCATAATTTAGCAGAAACTTTCTGAACCTGTCCCTCCAGGCATTTTCAGTATGGGAAGGATGTTTCTCCCCAtaagttttgaaaaactcACGAGATAATGGCCCACGACGATCACAAACAGAGTATTCGTCAAAACCAGGCTCCTTACCTGGAATAAATGTCGGATCCATCACCATTTTTCTCTTAGCAACCGTGCTCGGCTCATCGTCATCCCTAATCAAGGATTCTCCAGTATCGGGATCAACTTGATATATGTCTTTATAAAATTGTTTCTTAATATTCACAGCTAATTGATAGTCTTCATCAGCAGTAAACTTCCTTTTTAAACCTTGTGGAAGGATATCTGTCTTAATAAACTCACCCTTCTCATCACGCATTAACTTACCGTTTTCATCAACCTTGTAAACATAATTCAACCGTTTAGATAGGTATACCCGATAACGGTGTCTAATCGAATTTCCTGTGTGATTGGGGACGTAATGggatatttcatcaaaGAGAGTGTGTGTTGTCCGTCTAGTTGGGTTTTTACGGACAACATCTAAAATAAActcatcttcctcctcGGTAAAAGAAGATTTGTTATGAGGTGGCAGATTACTTGAACTAGTCAAAACAGCCTTTGGAGCTTCTCCTACAGCAGCAAACCCTGAATTGGAATTACCAGGGTTATTATCATGTTGAATCAGCGAAGTTTCCTGCTCTAGGGTTGTATCACGTTGCGAAGGGTCTTCAATCTTCTGATGGCCCCCATAAGTAGCATTCTTTTGCCGTCCAATCTGCTTCACTTCCTGCCTAGCATGAGAGGATTCTGGATGCGTGAGAGAAACCGCTGCCGCAGcggcaacagcagcagacGCAACATCGTGATGAGCAAGTGACTGTCGTACATCCGCAGCACTGTCTACATCATCATGGCCCCCATTAGCATGTGTTATACGACGGTCTATCCGCGAGTCAGATTCACCAACATCAACCTCATATTGGGGCCCGCCATTCACAGGTGGCAGAATAAATGGCCCAATATTTAACAGTGTGTTTTGTTCAGCAGAATTGCTTAGAAACAAGGGGTCAACTGTTGGCAGATCAAACGTATTAACATGGGAAACAATATAATGATCCGGCTTGACATCCTTAGGCGCCTCTTCCAGCACAGCACCACCCAACTTGACGACAACTGACTTGTAAAAGTCTTTGTTCACATCATCTGCGAAGTAAAATTTCAACCCGTGGAAGATACCATGATGagatttcaattcttccGAAAAATGGTCAGGAGCTGTCTCAAAGTCGTTTTGGCTCTCGGACATGGTCGTAAATGTAACACTGTTTTCACCTGACGCcgatagatagatagagaCCCTGCGATTAGATTCGATGAGGCTCTGCTTACACTGAACTAGAGGGCTTATAGTTCGTATATGTAGTGTGTATGGGTGGTAgtggtgatggtggtgttttgttttagaGACGTCCAAAAAAGCTTTGGGTTTTGCGAATGTTCAAACTTCACCATTTGCTCCCGTAACTTATGAGAATTCAAAGGAGGGTAATCAAATGTCCCCTGCCACACCCGGCTGGTTATCTAGAACACCAGTACAGTTACAAcatgtttattattatatccttttatttattaactAAGAAGCCCAACTCAACTTGCACCAAAAGCATCAGAATAGCATCAGAATAGCACCAATTGGAGAACCATAACTTATTTACATGGCACCTGATATAGGTTTGTATTGTAGATTTTCTTTGTGTCGTCAAAAGTATACTCCAAGGCTGCCAATGAGCCCCCGTTCACACAGCCGACGTCTAAGCCCTTGGTACGACGTCTGAGAGTTAACCCAGCACTGGATGCATGGCCATACAAAACGGTAGTATCTTCGTAGTCGTGGACCGAGTTCCAAAGGTCGTGCCACCATATGGCGTTGTCAAACCTGTTCTTGGATGTGTGGTTCCAATTATCAGCATCGACGAACTTCATCATAGTCAAGTCTGcaattttgaaatgttCAAATCCGTTCGGCAAGATGCCTGCATGAACACCTATAAGGGTCTCATTGGTGGCTGTAAGATTGAAATACGCTGCAGCGGAGCAATGATCCGCTATCCGGTCCAGCACATCAGGGCCCAGCTGTCGTGCAAGGCGCATGTGCatctttttgattttggtcTCCTGTGGAATGTAATCCTCCGTCACGAAGGAGATCCGCTTCCATTTGGAGAAATCACCAGGGTCCATCTTGCGCTTTGGCTTGAACTTCCGCGccttttttggattcaGAAGGGCGAACAGGATTGCTAGCTCGTGATTTCCTAAAACGCACTGTATCCTGTCTTTGTTCCGGAGAAGGTATCGAGCGATTTTGGCTGAATCAGGTCctttggaaagaaaatcaCCTAGCAGCACTACGGTTGTCCGATCATCCGGCTTCACTTGTTTTAGCAACAACATGAACTTATCATACATGCCATGTACATCGCCGACAAATATAAGGCGTTGCTCTGGTCCAACACCGTAATATTTTGACGTGGCAATAACGGGCAGCGACACCGAAAACGCTAGCCCAAAATAGTCGTGACAATAAAGCATAAACACTACCAGTGACATCACCGTCAGAGTAAGAATTTGCAGCTTCATAATGCCCCCATCCCCACTCTAACCTAGCTATAATAGTTATGGTTCGTAGTAATTCGATTCTATAAAAAGTGCCAACGTTCAAAACTCGTACGTAATTTATGTTTTGTGACAAAGCAAGGTAAAATTTAAAGCCACCCTTTCCAAAGTGTAACATTATGTCTGAAATTTGGAAAGCTTTATAATTTTCTAACCTCGTTAGTCAAATGCACATCTAAGTGCCCACGTTGTGTAGATTGTTAGCAATTTCAGTGTTGTTGTGCAAACTCTTGCGTCCATGTCTAAGGCGTGAGTTATGACCACATCTATGCCATTACACctatatctatatatttcTATGTAGCCAGGTAGATTTCCCGCTGTTGCCCCGCGGTCGCACTGAGAAGATACCAGGCCAACCTCATCAGGACTTGTAAGGGGGTTTTGACCATGAATATGGGTAACTTAGTTGCATCAGCGTGTTCGTGGACGGAAGCTGGGATGCGCCTTTCTGTGTCCGTCCGGTCTGGCCCGGTTTGGTCTGGATGCACGCCATGTCTCTGCGTCTGGAAGCATGTTATTCTGCTGGAACCTCGATAATTTTAATCTTCGAGgattaaaattattaataacatTGATGGTTTTTTATCACTCTGCCCTTCGTTGCCTGAAGTTTGCTTGGCATGTTCCGGCACAAGATTGTTTTATGACAGCATCTGGAGTTGTTTTTGTACTAAGATGGCTCGATATTGTTAGAAGTTCTGGGATGAGCTTACTGTGTGTAAAACGGAATGTAAATAGGGCATACTAGTGTTAAAATTAGCACGCCCCTTTCAAGTATATAATATAGACATTCACACTTATTTTCGATGCTGGAAATATCGGAGGGACAGCATAAGTATTATTTTCTGTTGCCATTGATACTGCCATGCTGCTGCGGAAGCTGCCAACGTTGCTGCTGCCAACgctgctactgctactTTCGGTTGCTGCATATTGCGGATACCATTGTTGGAGCTGCTGTCGCTACCACTGTCGCTGCTGGCGGTTGCACTAGCACCAAAATATAACACTTAATTTGTGTCGACTGCACTAGGCATTTCTAGCCTTGGGCCCACAGGTAGAGTAAGCCATAGAAAAACTGCATGCAAACGCAAGTGCTCCGCGCATTTAACTGCGGGAGTTATTAAACAGTACTCTGAGGTTTCAGTTGATCAAACGGATTCAGTTAAAAAGCGATTCCTTTTTTCATGCAGCTTCCCATCGCTATATTAGGTTTTCCTTTCTGTATTGTATGTTTTTAGTAGTGGACAAACCTTTATAATAATGTGATGTTCGACTTAAAGACGTTTTTTCACCAAGTTGAATTACTAGAAGAGAACCAATTCGAAAGAACGTAGAGCAAAGCAATCAATACAGTAAATAGACGGC
It contains:
- the GYP7 gene encoding GTPase-activating protein GYP7 (similar to Ashbya gossypii ABL179C), which produces MSTNLLFCKSEVFALAHQNSNERKKGILLITRDPQQPVEDSTVTWVDTEELSNHHLAFLQSAELKLSISPGASLQLTKDVVLQAMYSPLSFSLKLSYIISLKFIPPDPNGWYQGSVTIKSKNDIDDIPILFFNDSACPSTKDKAKQLINSFQPFETASNVYWGGADFRDLICLLVDMRPTKNDSSVYLINATPEELLTFSMQTPKVVSSLRSGMGEGSETNVWNSFQNYRWSAMSMVASATTKVSTLVGTMVRKHPLVQLAERNSNNPYVRKMLDNPRVQDVQREFDSAKIYLAKWSLGVKEQAEKYRLNDTANDNYRRILVNEFGTEGDFEVTEKMLDDALKKRHPVTEDEWLSFFDQRGRLFMSEREIKSRIFHGGVESMSLRRQVWPFLLGVYSWGSSYEERVSVMKELHVSYQKYKTLALERTPLENEAETAYWSDQIFRIEKDVKRNDRNLDLFRYNTKTGAPPNKAGTSKDSPDKNSSDDKEEADGNWEIKNPHLKILRDILICYNLYNSRLGYVQGMTDLLSPLYCVLQDEEMTFWCFVKFMDRMERNFLRDQSGIRDQMLTISELCQLLLPKFNEHLGNCDSSNFFFCFRMLLVWFKREFEFEGICNIWEIFWTNFYSSQFQIFFLLAIFQKNSRPVMYHLTQFDEVLKYFNELKGAMNWNDLMVRAELLFIHFKKTVAVFDRDAELHHRSSAGTTGYQKNITAKEKKEFTKNVISENLRLLLSTKLIVQIEETKTGNSLR
- the RAP1 gene encoding DNA-binding transcription factor RAP1 (similar to Ashbya gossypii ABL180W) codes for the protein MSESQNDFETAPDHFSEELKSHHGIFHGLKFYFADDVNKDFYKSVVVKLGGAVLEEAPKDVKPDHYIVSHVNTFDLPTVDPLFLSNSAEQNTLLNIGPFILPPVNGGPQYEVDVGESDSRIDRRITHANGGHDDVDSAADVRQSLAHHDVASAAVAAAAAVSLTHPESSHARQEVKQIGRQKNATYGGHQKIEDPSQRDTTLEQETSLIQHDNNPGNSNSGFAAVGEAPKAVLTSSSNLPPHNKSSFTEEEDEFILDVVRKNPTRRTTHTLFDEISHYVPNHTGNSIRHRYRVYLSKRLNYVYKVDENGKLMRDEKGEFIKTDILPQGLKRKFTADEDYQLAVNIKKQFYKDIYQVDPDTGESLIRDDDEPSTVAKRKMVMDPTFIPGKEPGFDEYSVCDRRGPLSREFFKTYGEKHPSHTENAWRDRFRKFLLNYGIDEYISYYETERANNRIPEPMKNMTNRVKRPGPAPGNYNNAKKVKFMSPTAHQPSSASANHYTIPQDDLLDEETLSFITGLKRDLSRMESQQSQSPDVPFEYTQELAESIRNNFTMEETQFDNINPDEIPFPPQIATTDLFMPEFFHFATTREFLNKVHEIVNRTYHTSQAEKLVEDLRDECGIRKAFSTSILTALSGDLMVLPRYFLCAFRYSANPPMNVPGIWTKEDDEMLKNGSDDDMKLLIKKHGTGRIDMRKRFHQNDLV
- the IES2 gene encoding Ies2p (similar to Ashbya gossypii ABL178W), with the protein product MESDLSDVNGVDDAGDVDVDDEGSLEEYSILEAQEDDLYVEGDEDDGDYQYEDVDYEEEPVPSSKRASRSARTRVTYDYAENNEEDYEDEKEQIEGMEEEEEEEEEEEEEEEEVLDEVEEEEEEEQANLQQVEDVDEVVPSPKKKKVSAIAFAGEDDEEDDDDDDEEDEKEAQVVAKARAKSRSKMVLDLMDESNVRKRGTDNLTEEELQLRRAENARKRRNLSEKKLEEEKQDTINKLLKRRAGKSRSNLNVQEKESTSDEQISYVKPRRPYNSDGMIRILRTIDMDVVATDPLKSSSRTGDSVSSSATIAAQP
- the PPN2 gene encoding putative serine/threonine-protein phosphatase (similar to Ashbya gossypii ABL181W); the encoded protein is MKLQILTLTVMSLVVFMLYCHDYFGLAFSVSLPVIATSKYYGVGPEQRLIFVGDVHGMYDKFMLLLKQVKPDDRTTVVLLGDFLSKGPDSAKIARYLLRNKDRIQCVLGNHELAILFALLNPKKARKFKPKRKMDPGDFSKWKRISFVTEDYIPQETKIKKMHMRLARQLGPDVLDRIADHCSAAAYFNLTATNETLIGVHAGILPNGFEHFKIADLTMMKFVDADNWNHTSKNRFDNAIWWHDLWNSVHDYEDTTVLYGHASSAGLTLRRRTKGLDVGCVNGGSLAALEYTFDDTKKIYNTNLYQVPCK